The Flavobacterium faecale genome has a segment encoding these proteins:
- a CDS encoding S8 family peptidase, whose product MKNKPHISFEGNYDKRTYKTPKSNPISPTPITRDRSHGSYLLKEIEKIKKSFEVQVIENSNLIIDDSIYVEFVSEWGTKFDFDKFDKDGVRKTKILFQLLKIEVEERLVKESKEFRYTLLVVVNENGVSDFIKKIKQFLDPTKDSEKGNFKNQALLNNINSIEIATLKSFWVDTPEIPFPVENENIWWEVWFRKSENYQDKLDDVYNNLEIIGCQIGLSQIELAEYIVKLVKGTSKLLSDSLLLLDNLAELRKPQEISNFLTDNDISFETKKEYLDDLQNRTVNNLDANSVLICLLDSGVNNNHFLLRNFVMDENLYTYNESWGKQDDLNHGTGVAGLSLYGDLTDALSHSNNIEIFHGLESFKVISTNSNNDPDLYGAITESGVNTPQIYKPLNLRVFCLTVTDVNTRFNGRPSSWSSAVDNICFGKELEQQLFIISGGNVSITKHSDYPSLNETECIHDPAQSYNALTIGAYTRKDKIDISTGYKPLADYGAMSPSNSTSLLFNRSWPNKPDLVFEGGNRSTDGIYTSDHSVLRLLTTDADFTNDLFMPFGDTSGAAGLASKMAAELRTNYPNYWVETIRGLMIHSADWTDAMKKSITKKNLLRTVGYGVPNIQKAMHSVENSLTLIAEREIQPYKYEKSRGQYNEYHLFNLPWPIEALESLEEKMVKLVVTLSYYIEPNPGSRRLATHYSYHSHQLDFELIKRNESIEEFQIRVSKPENETKENKPSRTGVNWEIGNTISAKGSIRKDFITATGREISERNVLAVYPKNGWYKNLKRQNKFNEKVRYSLIVSLETDEVDIDLYTPVMNQLAISL is encoded by the coding sequence ATGAAAAATAAGCCACATATTTCATTTGAGGGTAATTACGATAAAAGAACCTACAAGACACCAAAGTCCAATCCAATTAGTCCTACTCCAATAACAAGAGATAGGTCACATGGGAGCTATTTACTTAAGGAAATTGAGAAAATAAAGAAATCGTTTGAAGTACAAGTGATTGAGAATTCTAATTTAATTATTGATGATTCAATCTATGTTGAATTTGTTTCAGAATGGGGAACAAAATTTGATTTTGATAAATTTGACAAAGATGGAGTTAGAAAAACCAAAATTCTTTTCCAACTTTTAAAAATCGAGGTCGAAGAAAGACTAGTTAAAGAAAGCAAAGAATTTAGGTATACTTTACTAGTTGTGGTAAATGAGAATGGAGTTTCTGATTTTATTAAAAAAATAAAACAATTTCTTGATCCTACTAAGGATTCTGAGAAAGGAAATTTTAAAAATCAAGCTTTATTAAACAATATTAATAGTATTGAAATTGCTACGCTAAAATCTTTTTGGGTTGATACGCCTGAAATTCCTTTTCCTGTAGAAAATGAGAATATTTGGTGGGAAGTTTGGTTTAGAAAATCTGAAAACTATCAAGACAAATTAGATGATGTTTACAATAATTTAGAAATAATTGGATGTCAAATAGGTTTGTCACAAATTGAATTAGCAGAATATATTGTAAAGTTGGTTAAAGGTACTTCTAAGCTATTATCAGATTCTTTATTGTTACTAGATAATCTCGCCGAATTAAGAAAACCTCAAGAAATTTCAAATTTCCTCACTGATAACGACATATCTTTTGAAACTAAAAAAGAATACCTAGACGATTTACAAAATAGAACGGTTAACAATCTTGACGCTAATAGCGTATTAATTTGTTTACTTGATTCCGGAGTAAATAATAACCATTTTTTATTGAGAAATTTTGTTATGGATGAAAATCTTTATACTTATAATGAGTCATGGGGGAAACAAGATGATTTAAACCACGGAACAGGTGTAGCAGGGTTGTCATTATATGGAGATTTGACAGACGCATTAAGTCATTCAAATAATATAGAGATTTTTCACGGCTTAGAGTCTTTTAAAGTAATTAGCACCAATAGTAATAATGATCCTGATTTATATGGAGCCATCACAGAAAGCGGGGTTAATACACCTCAAATTTATAAACCATTAAATTTGAGAGTATTTTGTTTAACAGTTACAGATGTTAATACAAGATTTAATGGAAGGCCTTCATCTTGGTCGTCTGCTGTTGATAATATTTGTTTTGGTAAAGAACTAGAGCAGCAATTATTTATTATAAGTGGAGGTAATGTTTCCATTACAAAACATAGTGATTACCCTTCACTAAACGAAACAGAATGCATACATGATCCTGCACAATCTTATAATGCTTTAACTATTGGTGCTTACACAAGAAAAGATAAAATTGATATTTCAACTGGATATAAACCATTAGCTGATTATGGTGCAATGTCTCCTAGTAACTCAACATCTCTTTTATTTAATAGAAGTTGGCCAAATAAACCTGATTTGGTGTTTGAAGGAGGAAATAGATCTACTGATGGAATTTATACATCAGACCATTCAGTATTGAGATTATTAACTACAGATGCGGATTTTACTAACGATTTGTTTATGCCCTTTGGAGATACTAGTGGTGCGGCCGGCTTAGCTTCAAAAATGGCTGCTGAATTAAGAACGAATTATCCTAACTATTGGGTAGAAACTATTAGAGGTCTAATGATTCATTCAGCTGATTGGACTGATGCAATGAAAAAAAGCATTACCAAAAAAAACTTACTAAGAACTGTTGGCTATGGTGTGCCTAATATCCAAAAAGCAATGCATAGTGTAGAAAATTCTTTAACGCTAATTGCAGAGAGAGAAATTCAACCCTATAAATATGAGAAGTCGAGAGGTCAATATAATGAATATCATTTGTTTAATCTTCCTTGGCCAATTGAAGCGTTAGAAAGTTTAGAAGAAAAAATGGTAAAATTAGTAGTTACATTATCGTACTACATTGAACCGAATCCAGGAAGTAGACGATTAGCTACTCATTACTCTTATCATTCACACCAATTAGATTTTGAATTAATTAAACGAAATGAATCTATTGAGGAATTTCAAATAAGAGTGTCAAAGCCAGAAAACGAAACAAAAGAAAATAAACCATCTAGAACTGGTGTTAATTGGGAAATAGGTAACACAATAAGTGCAAAAGGGTCTATTCGAAAAGATTTCATTACCGCAACAGGTCGAGAAATATCAGAGAGAAATGTTTTAGCCGTTTATCCCAAAAATGGTTGGTACAAGAATTTAAAGAGACAAAACAAGTTTAATGAAAAAGTTCGTTATAGTTTAATTGTTAGTTTAGAAACTGATGAGGTTGATATAGATCTATATACACCTGTAATGAATCAATTAGCAATTTCTTTATAA
- a CDS encoding superoxide dismutase family protein yields MKKIILSFVLMAVAFLGCKSLYSSNDKKLTLNFEAKSGSNVAGIATFVEKDGKVTLEANFTGLTPGVHAIHIHEKSDCSSPDGKSTGGHWNPTFKNHGKWGVGEYHKGDIGNFTADKNGNGSIKFTTDEWNIGSGDATKDILNHGIIVHQGTDDFKTQPTGDAGGRVACTGIIR; encoded by the coding sequence ATGAAAAAAATCATTCTTTCCTTCGTACTGATGGCTGTTGCCTTCTTAGGATGCAAATCACTATATTCTTCTAATGACAAAAAGTTAACATTAAACTTTGAAGCTAAGAGCGGTAGCAATGTAGCTGGAATTGCCACATTTGTAGAAAAAGACGGCAAGGTAACACTTGAAGCAAATTTCACAGGACTAACTCCTGGTGTACATGCGATACACATACACGAAAAATCGGACTGCTCTTCTCCTGACGGGAAATCTACTGGAGGACACTGGAATCCAACTTTTAAAAATCATGGAAAATGGGGTGTTGGTGAATACCACAAAGGAGATATTGGAAATTTCACCGCTGACAAAAACGGAAATGGTTCGATAAAATTCACTACCGATGAATGGAACATAGGATCTGGCGATGCTACCAAAGACATTTTAAATCATGGAATTATAGTTCATCAAGGTACAGACGATTTCAAGACACAACCTACAGGTGACGCTGGCGGACGTGTTGCTTGTACAGGAATCATTCGATAA
- a CDS encoding L-threonylcarbamoyladenylate synthase yields MDINQEILNAYEVIKEGGIILYPTDTVWGIGCDASNPEAVAKIYKLKQRAETQSMICLMNGEKMMYNVFKEIPEVAWQILDLSENPTTLILDNPRNVAANIVATDKTLGIRLVKEPFCFKLMERMKKPLVSTSANISGQPTPKSFKEISPAIVNGVDYVVNWNRELVCGKPSTIIKLGNDHQVKIIRK; encoded by the coding sequence ATGGATATCAATCAGGAAATACTGAATGCTTACGAGGTGATTAAGGAGGGCGGAATTATTCTATACCCTACCGATACGGTTTGGGGAATTGGCTGTGATGCCTCGAATCCTGAGGCGGTTGCGAAGATTTATAAACTGAAACAACGTGCCGAAACGCAGTCGATGATTTGCTTGATGAATGGCGAGAAGATGATGTATAATGTCTTTAAGGAGATTCCAGAAGTGGCTTGGCAAATTTTGGATTTATCTGAAAACCCAACGACTTTGATTTTGGATAATCCGAGAAATGTGGCTGCAAACATAGTTGCAACTGATAAAACACTCGGAATAAGACTGGTTAAGGAACCGTTTTGTTTTAAGTTGATGGAACGCATGAAGAAGCCTTTGGTGTCGACTTCGGCCAATATATCGGGCCAACCTACTCCTAAAAGTTTCAAGGAAATTAGTCCTGCGATTGTTAATGGTGTGGACTATGTGGTGAACTGGAATAGGGAGCTTGTATGTGGTAAACCCTCTACGATCATTAAGTTAGGAAATGACCACCAAGTGAAGATCATTAGAAAGTAA
- a CDS encoding phospholipase A, translated as MLQQYKTTLFIFLIFTFASAQIDPDKVIIRKTLSEAWELDSIDKQGTFRLMSYRPIYFSAARWSSRRNTEPFNESGEFQSKDKNIFNNIETKFQISFKTKVIQGLLFGTGDLWVGYTQKAHWQVYNKTLSRAFREVNYEPEVMLNFPTKIPLFKGHIRTVGLTLNHQSNGKDIPTSRSWNRIILNIGYEYKNWNINFRPWYRMPDDEDENPGITRSVGDAELEVATHFGKHEFYTIINHSFSTLEKGNIQLNYVFPIHGHLRGHAQVFQGYGETLIDYNIQQTTIGIGVSFANW; from the coding sequence ATGCTACAACAATACAAAACGACACTGTTTATATTCTTAATTTTTACTTTTGCAAGCGCTCAAATTGATCCCGATAAGGTTATCATTCGAAAAACCCTATCTGAAGCTTGGGAATTGGATAGCATTGACAAGCAGGGAACTTTTAGATTAATGTCTTATCGCCCGATTTACTTTTCGGCCGCACGATGGTCAAGTAGACGAAATACGGAACCTTTTAATGAAAGTGGTGAATTTCAATCCAAGGATAAAAACATTTTTAACAATATCGAAACTAAATTCCAGATTAGTTTTAAAACCAAAGTTATACAAGGATTACTTTTTGGAACCGGAGATCTTTGGGTGGGCTACACCCAAAAAGCACACTGGCAGGTATATAACAAGACCTTAAGTAGAGCTTTTCGTGAAGTCAATTACGAGCCAGAAGTGATGTTAAATTTCCCGACTAAAATTCCGTTATTTAAGGGCCATATTCGAACAGTTGGTTTGACTTTAAATCATCAATCCAACGGAAAAGATATCCCGACCTCTAGAAGTTGGAACAGAATCATCCTGAATATAGGCTATGAATATAAAAATTGGAACATCAACTTCAGACCTTGGTACCGTATGCCTGATGACGAAGACGAGAATCCAGGTATCACGAGATCTGTGGGTGATGCAGAATTAGAAGTTGCAACTCATTTTGGCAAACATGAATTTTACACTATTATCAATCACTCTTTTAGCACATTAGAGAAAGGTAATATCCAACTAAATTATGTCTTTCCTATACATGGACACCTACGTGGACATGCACAAGTTTTTCAAGGCTATGGTGAAACCTTAATTGACTATAATATTCAACAAACAACTATTGGTATTGGAGTTTCGTTTGCCAATTGGTAG
- a CDS encoding Fic family protein, which translates to MTKYIHERPDFPQFYWDNEQLLTPLSEVRFLQGRILGKMESLGFSTQYESNLLLLETEVLSSGEIEGEIYKPAAVRSSIAKQIGDPFYDNQPTNQNIDGFVALLLDAFQNYKDELTTERIFSWHAALFPMGNSGLYPITVGGWRQDKRGPMQVVSGGIGNENIHFEAPAATLVPTLMEDFMKWLAEDTGQDLVIKAAVAHLWFLTIHPFDDGNGRIARSISESLLAKSENCAMRCYSLSSQILSTVKSYYDLLEATQKGNLDCTNWLLWFIDILKKAIIHSETVISRSLQKAEFWKTHQKTILNDRQLKMIQLLWNDFEGNLTTKKWAKITKCSDDTALRDINDLIFKDILYKEDKGSRSTSYKMRGF; encoded by the coding sequence ATGACAAAATACATCCACGAACGACCAGATTTCCCTCAGTTTTATTGGGATAATGAGCAATTATTGACTCCTTTAAGCGAAGTGCGTTTTTTGCAAGGACGCATTCTGGGTAAAATGGAGTCATTGGGTTTTAGTACGCAATACGAGTCCAATTTGTTATTATTAGAAACAGAAGTACTTTCTTCGGGCGAAATAGAGGGCGAAATTTATAAACCAGCAGCGGTACGTTCCTCCATCGCAAAACAGATCGGTGATCCATTTTATGACAACCAACCTACAAATCAAAATATTGATGGCTTTGTGGCGTTATTGCTGGATGCTTTCCAAAATTACAAGGACGAACTAACTACAGAACGAATCTTCAGTTGGCACGCTGCTTTGTTCCCAATGGGCAATAGTGGTTTGTATCCCATAACAGTAGGGGGTTGGCGGCAAGATAAACGAGGACCAATGCAAGTGGTTTCAGGTGGAATTGGAAACGAAAATATACATTTTGAAGCTCCAGCTGCTACTTTAGTTCCGACCTTAATGGAGGACTTTATGAAATGGCTTGCTGAGGATACTGGTCAAGATTTAGTGATAAAAGCTGCGGTTGCACATTTATGGTTTTTGACAATTCATCCCTTTGATGATGGCAATGGTCGAATAGCGCGTTCAATTTCAGAAAGCCTTTTGGCAAAGTCAGAAAACTGCGCCATGCGCTGCTACAGTTTATCGTCTCAAATTTTAAGTACTGTAAAAAGCTATTATGATCTATTAGAGGCAACTCAAAAGGGGAATTTAGATTGTACTAATTGGTTGCTGTGGTTTATTGATATATTGAAAAAAGCAATAATTCACTCAGAAACAGTGATTAGCCGCAGTTTACAAAAAGCTGAATTTTGGAAGACACATCAAAAGACGATTTTGAATGACCGTCAACTAAAAATGATTCAGCTACTTTGGAATGATTTTGAAGGTAATTTGACCACAAAAAAGTGGGCTAAAATCACTAAATGTTCCGATGATACCGCTTTAAGAGACATCAATGATTTAATCTTTAAAGACATTTTATACAAGGAAGATAAAGGAAGTAGGAGTACAAGCTATAAAATGCGAGGGTTTTAA
- a CDS encoding AAA family ATPase, whose amino-acid sequence MAAADQIKSLIKSFGDDDESRFFSIALQIAATEAKQGHTTFAQELKKLIDVAKKDRSVNAIHSKALPLNLPKRELQELIEVFQPKINLGDMVLDENIKETLYKVIKEQEKWQLLKAHNLEPKRKLLLTGAPGTGKTMTAQAIAGELGITVFIIRLDGLMSKYLGESIAKLRLIFDAMNDQRAVYLFDEFDSIGSHRDQNQDVGEIKRVLNSFLINIEKDQSNSIIIAATNLPESLDKALFRRFDEIIEYPLPDENHISEIIKKHTKAFSFSTKVDYKVLSKLALGLNYSEIVRICNDTIKEMILNDMGNLELATLKKLLKLRNVVNEK is encoded by the coding sequence ATGGCAGCTGCAGATCAAATAAAATCCTTAATAAAATCTTTTGGAGATGACGATGAAAGTCGTTTCTTCTCAATTGCTTTGCAAATTGCTGCAACCGAAGCTAAGCAAGGCCATACAACTTTTGCACAGGAATTAAAAAAACTTATTGATGTAGCAAAAAAGGATAGGTCTGTAAATGCTATACATAGCAAAGCTTTACCTTTAAATTTACCCAAAAGAGAATTACAAGAATTAATAGAGGTTTTTCAACCTAAAATCAATTTAGGTGATATGGTTTTGGATGAAAATATTAAAGAAACTCTATATAAAGTTATCAAGGAGCAAGAAAAATGGCAACTTTTAAAGGCTCATAATTTAGAACCAAAGCGTAAATTATTATTAACTGGTGCTCCGGGAACCGGTAAAACTATGACAGCTCAAGCAATTGCTGGTGAATTAGGAATTACTGTTTTTATTATACGATTGGATGGATTAATGTCCAAATATCTGGGTGAATCAATCGCAAAACTTAGATTGATTTTTGACGCAATGAATGACCAAAGAGCTGTGTATCTTTTTGATGAATTTGATTCAATTGGGTCTCATAGAGATCAAAATCAAGATGTAGGAGAAATAAAAAGAGTTTTAAATTCCTTTTTAATAAACATTGAAAAAGACCAGAGTAATAGTATAATAATTGCAGCAACAAATCTACCTGAATCTTTAGACAAAGCTTTGTTTAGAAGATTTGACGAAATTATAGAATATCCTTTACCTGATGAAAACCATATTTCTGAAATTATAAAAAAACATACAAAAGCATTTTCTTTTTCTACAAAAGTTGATTATAAAGTACTTTCAAAACTAGCTTTAGGTTTAAATTATTCTGAAATTGTTAGAATATGTAATGATACGATTAAAGAGATGATTTTGAATGATATGGGTAATTTAGAATTAGCAACATTAAAAAAATTATTAAAGTTGAGAAATGTTGTAAATGAAAAATAA
- a CDS encoding polysaccharide lyase family 7 protein translates to MITTKNFSKAAVKIACLSMAVTALSCTTDATPTTDVAAATTTEVTANAAVSTAKVTSTVLNSYKIQIGTTTGSTSTTSYTSLTSSGVSSYCYLSGDNLIMTMNKGKSTRCELRGLGEYAYNATSYQQTKLYVTKYLTTGEMAIVQLHRNGDNDQQFFMLVVDSGKFRFKQNSHKTDTGNTETKEYIDSDVAFNTGHEYKITLQMTGAKLVFSIYDATDKTHYTKSFTISSTDFGASGYYFKTGVYNQTTGTGEVKITSVSTGSGTAPLSAY, encoded by the coding sequence ATGATTACAACTAAAAATTTTTCGAAAGCAGCAGTAAAAATCGCTTGCTTATCAATGGCAGTCACTGCACTATCTTGTACAACTGATGCTACTCCTACCACAGATGTTGCTGCTGCAACAACGACTGAAGTTACCGCTAATGCTGCAGTTTCCACGGCAAAAGTAACCAGTACTGTATTGAACAGCTACAAAATTCAGATTGGTACTACTACCGGAAGCACAAGTACAACAAGTTATACCTCATTGACGAGCTCTGGTGTATCATCCTATTGTTATTTGAGTGGTGATAACTTAATTATGACTATGAACAAAGGAAAATCAACCCGTTGCGAATTGCGCGGACTAGGTGAGTATGCCTATAACGCGACATCTTACCAACAAACAAAACTATATGTGACCAAGTATCTAACTACCGGAGAAATGGCTATTGTGCAGTTGCATAGAAATGGTGATAACGACCAACAGTTTTTCATGCTAGTTGTTGATAGTGGAAAATTCAGATTCAAGCAAAATTCACATAAAACAGACACTGGGAATACTGAAACTAAAGAATATATTGACAGCGATGTTGCCTTTAATACAGGTCACGAGTACAAAATCACGTTGCAAATGACAGGCGCCAAATTGGTATTCAGCATTTATGACGCTACAGATAAAACACATTATACCAAATCATTTACAATTAGTAGCACAGATTTCGGTGCTAGTGGTTACTATTTCAAAACGGGGGTTTACAACCAAACTACTGGTACTGGTGAAGTGAAAATCACTTCTGTTTCTACAGGATCAGGAACAGCACCTTTGTCAGCGTACTAG
- a CDS encoding CCA tRNA nucleotidyltransferase yields MNYTKALQNPIFKIVAQASAELQIDSYVIGGFVRDYLLARPLKKDIDIVAVGSGIELALKVSELLPNKPKVQVFKNYGTAMLRYKDTDIEFVGARKESYQTESRNPKVEIGTLQDDQDRRDFTINALAFSLNESNYGDLIDPFDGVTALEAKSIKTPLNPDITYSDDPLRMMRAIRFATQLGFEIEAESLEAISRNKDRINIISGERIVDELNKILLTEKPSIGFLLLYKTGLLDIILPELTALNNVEEIEGQTHKNNFYHSLEVVDNICPNTDDVWLRWSALLHDIGKAPTKKFNKKQGWTFHGHEFLGGKMVKRIFERLHMPLNQKMKFVQKMVVMSSRPIVLSQDLVTDSAVRRLVFDAGDEVEDLMTLCEADITTKNPGKFKKYHNNFVIVRQKIVEVEEKDSVRNFQPPITGEQIMEIFDLKPSREIGTLKEAVKEAILEGEIPNEYQAAYDFVLKRAQKMGLKAIK; encoded by the coding sequence ATGAATTATACAAAAGCTTTACAAAACCCTATTTTTAAAATTGTGGCGCAAGCGAGTGCCGAACTGCAAATTGATAGCTATGTTATTGGCGGGTTTGTGCGTGACTATTTGCTAGCGAGACCGTTGAAGAAAGATATTGATATTGTTGCCGTTGGTAGTGGTATTGAATTGGCCTTGAAGGTCTCTGAATTGTTGCCAAACAAGCCAAAGGTACAGGTTTTTAAAAATTATGGTACTGCAATGTTGCGCTACAAGGATACGGATATTGAGTTTGTAGGCGCTCGTAAGGAGAGCTACCAAACGGAAAGCCGCAATCCTAAAGTGGAAATTGGTACGTTACAAGACGACCAAGATCGCAGGGATTTCACGATAAATGCGTTGGCTTTTTCGTTAAACGAAAGTAATTATGGGGATTTGATTGATCCTTTTGATGGTGTAACAGCCTTGGAGGCTAAGTCCATCAAAACGCCTTTGAACCCAGACATTACTTACTCTGACGATCCTTTGCGTATGATGCGCGCCATCAGGTTTGCAACGCAATTGGGATTTGAAATTGAGGCGGAATCCTTGGAAGCGATTTCAAGAAATAAAGACCGCATCAACATTATCTCTGGTGAGCGTATTGTGGACGAATTGAACAAAATACTTTTGACCGAAAAGCCATCTATTGGATTTTTACTGTTATATAAAACGGGTTTACTCGACATTATTTTGCCCGAATTGACAGCTTTGAACAATGTGGAGGAAATTGAAGGTCAGACGCATAAAAACAACTTTTATCATTCGCTTGAAGTTGTAGATAATATTTGCCCAAACACAGATGATGTGTGGTTGCGATGGTCGGCTTTGTTGCACGATATTGGTAAGGCACCGACGAAGAAATTCAACAAAAAACAAGGTTGGACGTTTCATGGTCATGAATTTTTGGGCGGAAAAATGGTTAAGCGAATCTTTGAGCGTTTGCACATGCCACTAAACCAAAAAATGAAATTTGTACAGAAAATGGTGGTGATGAGCTCACGCCCTATCGTGCTCTCGCAAGATTTGGTTACCGATTCGGCAGTACGCCGCTTGGTGTTTGACGCTGGTGATGAAGTGGAAGATTTGATGACGCTTTGCGAAGCAGATATCACGACCAAAAACCCAGGGAAATTCAAGAAATACCACAATAATTTTGTGATTGTACGTCAGAAAATTGTGGAAGTAGAGGAAAAAGATTCTGTTCGAAATTTTCAACCACCGATTACAGGAGAGCAAATCATGGAAATTTTTGATTTGAAACCTTCAAGAGAAATTGGAACATTGAAAGAAGCGGTTAAAGAAGCCATTTTGGAAGGTGAGATTCCGAATGAATACCAAGCCGCATATGATTTTGTGTTAAAAAGGGCACAAAAAATGGGCTTGAAAGCAATAAAATAA